One window of the uncultured Treponema sp. genome contains the following:
- a CDS encoding DUF6040 family protein, with translation MIRECRDKQRQAEQERDHALSHQKKVEIPVEKPVLYQKCGNCNQTAYLRAKEKYDMQREKLSGRYKAKTVLYEALMFLLIWYSASTTLFQMIRSKVFISDYGRFFDTIATFIQTIAGWIVLTGKNVAQISDGISNPVIAGIIYWLIRILICGGCLVGAGILLAFIGIKIAELYKKCCWDMITIMVILISMAIAIYFGDWIKAVLPINLLFLLLVVQLVYVGIRWYVKGWREARGYF, from the coding sequence ATGATAAGGGAATGTCGAGATAAGCAGAGACAGGCAGAACAGGAACGGGATCATGCACTCTCCCATCAGAAAAAAGTAGAGATACCGGTTGAAAAGCCGGTACTCTATCAAAAGTGTGGGAATTGTAACCAGACAGCTTATCTGAGAGCTAAGGAAAAGTATGATATGCAGAGAGAAAAACTTTCAGGCAGATATAAAGCAAAAACAGTCCTGTATGAAGCATTGATGTTTCTGCTGATATGGTATTCCGCATCAACTACTCTTTTTCAGATGATACGGTCAAAGGTATTTATTTCTGATTATGGAAGATTCTTTGATACAATCGCAACTTTTATACAGACCATTGCTGGCTGGATTGTACTGACAGGAAAGAATGTGGCACAGATTAGTGATGGAATATCTAATCCTGTCATTGCCGGAATTATATACTGGCTGATAAGAATACTGATCTGCGGTGGATGTCTGGTGGGTGCGGGAATACTTTTAGCGTTCATCGGAATAAAGATTGCAGAGCTATATAAGAAGTGCTGTTGGGATATGATTACTATAATGGTGATACTTATAAGCATGGCAATAGCAATCTATTTCGGGGATTGGATAAAGGCAGTATTGCCAATCAATCTGCTATTTCTCTTGTTGGTTGTACAACTGGTGTATGTTGGAATCAGGTGGTATGTAAAGGGATGGCGGGAAGCCAGAGGATATTTTTAA